A single window of Apus apus isolate bApuApu2 chromosome 18, bApuApu2.pri.cur, whole genome shotgun sequence DNA harbors:
- the CORO6 gene encoding coronin-6 isoform X1, with translation MSRRVVRQSKFRHVFGQPVKADQMYEDIRVSKVTWDSSFCAVNPKFLAIIVESGGGGAFIVLPLAKTGRVDKNHPLVTGHTAPVLDIDWCPHNDNVIASASEDTTVMVWQVPDYVPVRNITEPVVTLEGHSKRVGIICWHPTARNVLLSAGCDNLVILWNVGTGEMLLALEDMHTDLIYNVGWNRNGSLLVTTCKDKKVRVIDPRKQQIVAERFAPHEGLRPVRAIFTREGHIFTTGFTRMSQRELGLWDPNNFEEPIALQEMDTSNGVLLPFYDPDSSIVYLCGKGDSSIRYFEITDEAPYVHYLNTYSSKEPQRGMGFMPKRGLDVSKCEIARFFKLHERKCEPIVMTVPRKSDLFQDDLYPDTPGPEPALEADEWLSGKDAEPILISLRDGYVPVKNRELKVVKKNILDNKPPPGPRRSHSACDSDFSQPALEEVLEEIRALKEMVQAQEKRISDLENKLCQFTNGTD, from the exons ATGAGCCGCCGCGTGGTCCGTCAGAGCAAGTTCCGGCACGTCTTTGGGCAGCCAGTGAAGGCCGACCAGATGTATGAGGACATCCGTGTCTCCAAGGTGACATGGGACAGCTCCTTCTGCGCCGTCAACCCCAAATTCCTGGCCATCATCGTGGAGTCAGGTGGTGGTGGGGCCTTCATTGTCCTGCCCCTCGCCAAG ACAGGACGGGTGGACAAGAACCACCCGCTGGTGACAGGGCACACGGCACCCGTGCTGGACATCGACTGGTGTCCCCACAACGACAACGTCATCGCCAGTGCCTCCGAGGACACCACCGTCATG GTGTGGCAGGTCCCTGATTATGTCCCCGTGCGCAACATCACAGAGCCGGTGGTGACGCTAGAGGGACACTCCAAGCGGGTGGGCATCATCTGCTGGCACCCCACGGCCCGCAATGTCCTGCTCAGTGCAG GTTGTGACAACCTAGTGATCCTCTGGAACGTGGGCACgggggagatgctgctggctTTGGAGGACATGCACACTGACCTCATCTACAACGTGGGCTGGAACCGCAACGGCAGCCTCCTGGTCACCACCTGCAAGGACAAGAAGGTCCGCGTCATCGACCCCCGCAAGCAGCAGATCGTGGCG gaGAGGTTTGCCCCCCACGAAGGGCTGAGGCCCGTGCGGGCCATCTTCACGCGGGAAGGACACATCTTTACCACGGGCTTTACCAGAATGAGCCAGCGGGAGCTGGGCTTGTGGGACCCG AACAACTTTGAGGAGCCCATTGCCCTGCAGGAGATGGACACAAGTAATGGGGTCCTGCTGCCCTTCTATGACCCTGACTCCAGCATCGTCTACCTCTGTGGGAAG GGTGACAGCAGCATCAGGTACTTTGAGATCACAGACGAGGCGCCCTACGTGCACTACCTGAACACCTACAGCAGCAAGGAGCCCCAGCGGGGCATGGGCTTCATGCCCAAGCGCGGGCTGGACGTCAGCAAGTGTGAGATCGCCAG GTTCTTCAAGCTGCACGAGCGCAAGTGCGAGCCCATCGTCATGACGGTGCCGCGCAAG TCAGACCTCTTCCAGGACGACCTGTACCCCGACACGCCAGGCCCCGAGCCAGCCCTGGAGGCGGACGAGTGGCTGTCAGGGAAGGATGCAGAGCCCATCCTCATCTCGCTGCGGGACGGCTACGTCCCCGTCAAGAACCGGGAGCTGAAGGTGGTCAAGAAGAACATCCTGGACAACAAGCCCCCCCCAGGCCCCCGCCGCAGCCACTCCGCCTGTGACTCTGACTTCTCC CAGCCAGCCttggaggaggtgctggaggagatCCGTGCCCTGAAGGAGATGGTCCAAGCGCAGGAGAAGCGCATCTCTGACCTGGAGAACAAACTCTGCCAGTTCACCAATGGCACGGACTAG
- the ANKRD13B gene encoding ankyrin repeat domain-containing protein 13B isoform X2: MLASCSGRKGPEGRYPLHYLVWHNRARDLDRELSAKQADIEQLDPRGRTPLHLATTLGHLECARVLLKHGADVGKENRSGWTVLQEAVSTRDLELVQLVLRYRDYQRAIKRLAGIPILLEKLRKAQDFYVEMKWEFTSWVPLVSKICPSDTYKVWKSGQNLRVDTTLLGFDHMTWQRGNRSFVFRGQDTSAVVMEIDHDRRVVYSETLALAGHDQEVLLAAVQPTEEQVMGRLTAPVVTTQLDTKNIAFERNKSGILGWRSEKTEMVNGYEAKVYGASNVELITRTRTEHLSDQHKGKSKGSKTPLQSFLGIAEQHVGPNNGTLITQTLSHANPTAITPEEYFNPNFELGNRDMGRPMELTTKTQKFKAKLWLCEDHPLSLCEQVAPIIDLMAISNALFAKLRDFITLRLPPGFPVKIEIPIFHILNARITFGNLNGCDEPVSSLRHSPSSEAPSPSSDSSSVSSSSSLTSCRGCEMDPALFEVPRGYSVVGTHQDTLREDEDDLLQFAIQQSLLEAGSEYDQVTIWEALTNSKPGTHPMSHEGRRGDRTPQHTAAPRPPSAPSPGGGGGPSALFPSYAEQLRLAMALSAREQEEAERRTRQEEEELQRILQLSLTEK; this comes from the exons GCTGACATCGAGCAGCTGGACCCCCGAGGACGCACCCCGCTGCACCTGGCCACCACGCTGGGCCACCTCGAGTGTGCCAGGGTGCTGCTGAAGCATGGTGCTGACGTGGGCAAGGAGAACCGCAGCGGCTGGACAG tcCTGCAGGAGGCCGTGAGCACCCGGGACctggagctggtgcagctggtCCTGCGCTACCGGGACTACCAGAGAGCCATCAAGCGCCTGGCCGGGATCCCCAtcctgctggagaagctgcGCAAG GCCCAGGACTTCTATGTGGAGATGAAGTGGGAGTTCACCAGCTGGG TGCCACTGGTGTCCAAGATCTGCCCCAGTGACACCTACAAGGTGTGGAAGAGTGGCCAGAACCTGCGGGTGGACACCACGCTACTGGGCTTCGACCACATGACATGGCAGCGGGGCAACCGCAGCTTTGTCTTTCGGGGACAAG ACACCAGCGCAGTGGTGATGGAGATTGACCATGACCGGCGGGTGGTCTACTCGGAGACACTGGCCCTGGCAGGCCATGaccaggaggtgctgctggctgctgtgcagcccACTGAGGAGCAGGTGATGGGGAGGCTGACAGCCCCCGTGGTCACCACCCAGCTCGACACCAAGAACATCGCCTTCGAGAG GAACAAGTCTGGGATCCTGGGCTGGAGGAGTGAGAAGACGGAAATGGTGAATGGGTACGAGGCCAAG GTCTATGGTGCCTCCAACGTGGAGCTGATCACACGGACACGGACTGAGCACCTCTCAGACCAGCACAAGGGCAAGAGCAAAG GCAGCAAGACCCCCCTGCAGTCCTTCCTGGGCATCGCCGAGCAGCATGTGGGGCCCAACAATGGG ACGCTGATCACGCAGACGCTGAGCCACGCCAACCCCACTGCCATCACCCCCGAGGAGTACTTCAACCCCAACTTCGAGCTGGGCAACAGGGACATGGGACGGCCCATGGAGCTCACCACCAAGACACAGAA GTTCAAGGCGAAGCTGTGGTTGTGTGAGGACCACCCGCTGTCCCTCTGCGAGCAGGTTGCCCCCATCATTGACCTCATGGCAATAAGCAACGCGCTGTTCGCCAAACTGCGGGACTTCATCACCCTGCGCCTCCCGCCTGGCTTCCCCGTCAAGATCG AAATCCCCATCTTCCACATCCTCAACGCCCGCATCACCTTCGGGAACCTCAATGGGTGCGACGAGCCCGTCAGCTCCCTGcggcacagccccagcagcgaGGCACCTTCGCCCAGCAGCGACTCCTCCAGcgtcagcagctccagctccctga CCTCGTGCCGAGGGTGCGAGATGGACCCGGCGCTTTTTGAGGTCCCGCGGGGGTACAGTGTGGTGGGCACCCACCAGGACACCCTGCGGGAGGATGAGGATGACCTGCTGCAGTTTGCCatccagcagagcctgctggaAGCAGGCAGCGAGTACGACCAG GTCACCATCTGGGAAGCACTGACCAACAGCAAGCCAGGCACCCACCCCATGTCACACGAGGGCCGCCGAGGAGACAG GactccccagcacacagcagccccccggcccccctCTGCCCCATCCCCGGGGGGCGGTGGCGGGCCCAGCGCCCTGTTCCCCAGCTACGCGGAGCAGCTGCGTCTGGCCATGGCGCTGTCGGCGCGGGAGCAGGAGGAGGCCGAGCGCCGGACGCgccaggaggaagaggagctgcagcGGATCCTGCAGCTCTCACTGACGGAGAAGTGA
- the CORO6 gene encoding coronin-6 isoform X2: MSRRVVRQSKFRHVFGQPVKADQMYEDIRVSKVTWDSSFCAVNPKFLAIIVESGGGGAFIVLPLAKTGRVDKNHPLVTGHTAPVLDIDWCPHNDNVIASASEDTTVMVWQVPDYVPVRNITEPVVTLEGHSKRVGIICWHPTARNVLLSAGCDNLVILWNVGTGEMLLALEDMHTDLIYNVGWNRNGSLLVTTCKDKKVRVIDPRKQQIVAEKDKPHDGARPIRAIFMADGKIFTTGFSKMSERQLGLWDLNNFEEPIALQEMDTSNGVLLPFYDPDSSIVYLCGKGDSSIRYFEITDEAPYVHYLNTYSSKEPQRGMGFMPKRGLDVSKCEIARFFKLHERKCEPIVMTVPRKSDLFQDDLYPDTPGPEPALEADEWLSGKDAEPILISLRDGYVPVKNRELKVVKKNILDNKPPPGPRRSHSACDSDFSQPALEEVLEEIRALKEMVQAQEKRISDLENKLCQFTNGTD; this comes from the exons ATGAGCCGCCGCGTGGTCCGTCAGAGCAAGTTCCGGCACGTCTTTGGGCAGCCAGTGAAGGCCGACCAGATGTATGAGGACATCCGTGTCTCCAAGGTGACATGGGACAGCTCCTTCTGCGCCGTCAACCCCAAATTCCTGGCCATCATCGTGGAGTCAGGTGGTGGTGGGGCCTTCATTGTCCTGCCCCTCGCCAAG ACAGGACGGGTGGACAAGAACCACCCGCTGGTGACAGGGCACACGGCACCCGTGCTGGACATCGACTGGTGTCCCCACAACGACAACGTCATCGCCAGTGCCTCCGAGGACACCACCGTCATG GTGTGGCAGGTCCCTGATTATGTCCCCGTGCGCAACATCACAGAGCCGGTGGTGACGCTAGAGGGACACTCCAAGCGGGTGGGCATCATCTGCTGGCACCCCACGGCCCGCAATGTCCTGCTCAGTGCAG GTTGTGACAACCTAGTGATCCTCTGGAACGTGGGCACgggggagatgctgctggctTTGGAGGACATGCACACTGACCTCATCTACAACGTGGGCTGGAACCGCAACGGCAGCCTCCTGGTCACCACCTGCAAGGACAAGAAGGTCCGCGTCATCGACCCCCGCAAGCAGCAGATCGTGGCG GAGAAAGACAAACCACACGACGGCGCCCGCCCCATCCGCGCCATCTTCATGGCCGATGGCAAGATCTTCACCACAGGCTTCAGCAAGATGAGCGAGCGGCAGCTGGGCCTCTGGGACCTG AACAACTTTGAGGAGCCCATTGCCCTGCAGGAGATGGACACAAGTAATGGGGTCCTGCTGCCCTTCTATGACCCTGACTCCAGCATCGTCTACCTCTGTGGGAAG GGTGACAGCAGCATCAGGTACTTTGAGATCACAGACGAGGCGCCCTACGTGCACTACCTGAACACCTACAGCAGCAAGGAGCCCCAGCGGGGCATGGGCTTCATGCCCAAGCGCGGGCTGGACGTCAGCAAGTGTGAGATCGCCAG GTTCTTCAAGCTGCACGAGCGCAAGTGCGAGCCCATCGTCATGACGGTGCCGCGCAAG TCAGACCTCTTCCAGGACGACCTGTACCCCGACACGCCAGGCCCCGAGCCAGCCCTGGAGGCGGACGAGTGGCTGTCAGGGAAGGATGCAGAGCCCATCCTCATCTCGCTGCGGGACGGCTACGTCCCCGTCAAGAACCGGGAGCTGAAGGTGGTCAAGAAGAACATCCTGGACAACAAGCCCCCCCCAGGCCCCCGCCGCAGCCACTCCGCCTGTGACTCTGACTTCTCC CAGCCAGCCttggaggaggtgctggaggagatCCGTGCCCTGAAGGAGATGGTCCAAGCGCAGGAGAAGCGCATCTCTGACCTGGAGAACAAACTCTGCCAGTTCACCAATGGCACGGACTAG
- the CORO6 gene encoding coronin-6 isoform X3, whose amino-acid sequence MSRRVVRQSKFRHVFGQPVKADQMYEDIRVSKVTWDSSFCAVNPKFLAIIVESGGGGAFIVLPLAKTGRVDKNHPLVTGHTAPVLDIDWCPHNDNVIASASEDTTVMVWQVPDYVPVRNITEPVVTLEGHSKRVGIICWHPTARNVLLSAGCDNLVILWNVGTGEMLLALEDMHTDLIYNVGWNRNGSLLVTTCKDKKVRVIDPRKQQIVAERFAPHEGLRPVRAIFTREGHIFTTGFTRMSQRELGLWDPNNFEEPIALQEMDTSNGVLLPFYDPDSSIVYLCGKGDSSIRYFEITDEAPYVHYLNTYSSKEPQRGMGFMPKRGLDVSKCEIARFFKLHERKCEPIVMTVPRKSDLFQDDLYPDTPGPEPALEADEWLSGKDAEPILISLRDGYVPVKNRELKVVKKNILDNKPPPGPRRSHSACDSDFSPALEEVLEEIRALKEMVQAQEKRISDLENKLCQFTNGTD is encoded by the exons ATGAGCCGCCGCGTGGTCCGTCAGAGCAAGTTCCGGCACGTCTTTGGGCAGCCAGTGAAGGCCGACCAGATGTATGAGGACATCCGTGTCTCCAAGGTGACATGGGACAGCTCCTTCTGCGCCGTCAACCCCAAATTCCTGGCCATCATCGTGGAGTCAGGTGGTGGTGGGGCCTTCATTGTCCTGCCCCTCGCCAAG ACAGGACGGGTGGACAAGAACCACCCGCTGGTGACAGGGCACACGGCACCCGTGCTGGACATCGACTGGTGTCCCCACAACGACAACGTCATCGCCAGTGCCTCCGAGGACACCACCGTCATG GTGTGGCAGGTCCCTGATTATGTCCCCGTGCGCAACATCACAGAGCCGGTGGTGACGCTAGAGGGACACTCCAAGCGGGTGGGCATCATCTGCTGGCACCCCACGGCCCGCAATGTCCTGCTCAGTGCAG GTTGTGACAACCTAGTGATCCTCTGGAACGTGGGCACgggggagatgctgctggctTTGGAGGACATGCACACTGACCTCATCTACAACGTGGGCTGGAACCGCAACGGCAGCCTCCTGGTCACCACCTGCAAGGACAAGAAGGTCCGCGTCATCGACCCCCGCAAGCAGCAGATCGTGGCG gaGAGGTTTGCCCCCCACGAAGGGCTGAGGCCCGTGCGGGCCATCTTCACGCGGGAAGGACACATCTTTACCACGGGCTTTACCAGAATGAGCCAGCGGGAGCTGGGCTTGTGGGACCCG AACAACTTTGAGGAGCCCATTGCCCTGCAGGAGATGGACACAAGTAATGGGGTCCTGCTGCCCTTCTATGACCCTGACTCCAGCATCGTCTACCTCTGTGGGAAG GGTGACAGCAGCATCAGGTACTTTGAGATCACAGACGAGGCGCCCTACGTGCACTACCTGAACACCTACAGCAGCAAGGAGCCCCAGCGGGGCATGGGCTTCATGCCCAAGCGCGGGCTGGACGTCAGCAAGTGTGAGATCGCCAG GTTCTTCAAGCTGCACGAGCGCAAGTGCGAGCCCATCGTCATGACGGTGCCGCGCAAG TCAGACCTCTTCCAGGACGACCTGTACCCCGACACGCCAGGCCCCGAGCCAGCCCTGGAGGCGGACGAGTGGCTGTCAGGGAAGGATGCAGAGCCCATCCTCATCTCGCTGCGGGACGGCTACGTCCCCGTCAAGAACCGGGAGCTGAAGGTGGTCAAGAAGAACATCCTGGACAACAAGCCCCCCCCAGGCCCCCGCCGCAGCCACTCCGCCTGTGACTCTGACTTCTCC CCAGCCttggaggaggtgctggaggagatCCGTGCCCTGAAGGAGATGGTCCAAGCGCAGGAGAAGCGCATCTCTGACCTGGAGAACAAACTCTGCCAGTTCACCAATGGCACGGACTAG
- the CORO6 gene encoding coronin-6 isoform X4, with the protein MSRRVVRQSKFRHVFGQPVKADQMYEDIRVSKVTWDSSFCAVNPKFLAIIVESGGGGAFIVLPLAKTGRVDKNHPLVTGHTAPVLDIDWCPHNDNVIASASEDTTVMVWQVPDYVPVRNITEPVVTLEGHSKRVGIICWHPTARNVLLSAGCDNLVILWNVGTGEMLLALEDMHTDLIYNVGWNRNGSLLVTTCKDKKVRVIDPRKQQIVAEKDKPHDGARPIRAIFMADGKIFTTGFSKMSERQLGLWDLERFAPHEGLRPVRAIFTREGHIFTTGFTRMSQRELGLWDPNNFEEPIALQEMDTSNGVLLPFYDPDSSIVYLCGKGDSSIRYFEITDEAPYVHYLNTYSSKEPQRGMGFMPKRGLDVSKCEIARFFKLHERKCEPIVMTVPRKSDLFQDDLYPDTPGPEPALEADEWLSGKDAEPILISLRDGYVPVKNRELKVVKKNILDNKPPPGPRRSHSACDSDFSQPALEEVLEEIRALKEMVQAQEKRISDLENKLCQFTNGTD; encoded by the exons ATGAGCCGCCGCGTGGTCCGTCAGAGCAAGTTCCGGCACGTCTTTGGGCAGCCAGTGAAGGCCGACCAGATGTATGAGGACATCCGTGTCTCCAAGGTGACATGGGACAGCTCCTTCTGCGCCGTCAACCCCAAATTCCTGGCCATCATCGTGGAGTCAGGTGGTGGTGGGGCCTTCATTGTCCTGCCCCTCGCCAAG ACAGGACGGGTGGACAAGAACCACCCGCTGGTGACAGGGCACACGGCACCCGTGCTGGACATCGACTGGTGTCCCCACAACGACAACGTCATCGCCAGTGCCTCCGAGGACACCACCGTCATG GTGTGGCAGGTCCCTGATTATGTCCCCGTGCGCAACATCACAGAGCCGGTGGTGACGCTAGAGGGACACTCCAAGCGGGTGGGCATCATCTGCTGGCACCCCACGGCCCGCAATGTCCTGCTCAGTGCAG GTTGTGACAACCTAGTGATCCTCTGGAACGTGGGCACgggggagatgctgctggctTTGGAGGACATGCACACTGACCTCATCTACAACGTGGGCTGGAACCGCAACGGCAGCCTCCTGGTCACCACCTGCAAGGACAAGAAGGTCCGCGTCATCGACCCCCGCAAGCAGCAGATCGTGGCG GAGAAAGACAAACCACACGACGGCGCCCGCCCCATCCGCGCCATCTTCATGGCCGATGGCAAGATCTTCACCACAGGCTTCAGCAAGATGAGCGAGCGGCAGCTGGGCCTCTGGGACCTG gaGAGGTTTGCCCCCCACGAAGGGCTGAGGCCCGTGCGGGCCATCTTCACGCGGGAAGGACACATCTTTACCACGGGCTTTACCAGAATGAGCCAGCGGGAGCTGGGCTTGTGGGACCCG AACAACTTTGAGGAGCCCATTGCCCTGCAGGAGATGGACACAAGTAATGGGGTCCTGCTGCCCTTCTATGACCCTGACTCCAGCATCGTCTACCTCTGTGGGAAG GGTGACAGCAGCATCAGGTACTTTGAGATCACAGACGAGGCGCCCTACGTGCACTACCTGAACACCTACAGCAGCAAGGAGCCCCAGCGGGGCATGGGCTTCATGCCCAAGCGCGGGCTGGACGTCAGCAAGTGTGAGATCGCCAG GTTCTTCAAGCTGCACGAGCGCAAGTGCGAGCCCATCGTCATGACGGTGCCGCGCAAG TCAGACCTCTTCCAGGACGACCTGTACCCCGACACGCCAGGCCCCGAGCCAGCCCTGGAGGCGGACGAGTGGCTGTCAGGGAAGGATGCAGAGCCCATCCTCATCTCGCTGCGGGACGGCTACGTCCCCGTCAAGAACCGGGAGCTGAAGGTGGTCAAGAAGAACATCCTGGACAACAAGCCCCCCCCAGGCCCCCGCCGCAGCCACTCCGCCTGTGACTCTGACTTCTCC CAGCCAGCCttggaggaggtgctggaggagatCCGTGCCCTGAAGGAGATGGTCCAAGCGCAGGAGAAGCGCATCTCTGACCTGGAGAACAAACTCTGCCAGTTCACCAATGGCACGGACTAG